From the Athene noctua chromosome 22, bAthNoc1.hap1.1, whole genome shotgun sequence genome, one window contains:
- the SLC66A1 gene encoding lysosomal amino acid transporter 1 homolog isoform X2, whose product MCPGRPGHRQHRPGAGFHLLFCSCVFSFYQACKTGIMDRALSIYFLLGWLGGDLLNLIGSFLADQLPLQVYTAVYYVLADLVMLALYCYYKVKNQGGGFAAPINAAFVFLSLGMVSTVSFVGRGAAMVQGPATFRGRSLLSAPTDELGSEPFTRSEIIGFTIGSISSVLYLCSRVPQIYTNYKRKSTIGVSYSLFALVMLGNSLYGVSVLLKNPEQGQGEGDYVLHHLPWLVGSLGVLSLDVVISFQFLAYRRGRPSTREERDALLGEQGDSLES is encoded by the exons ATGTGCCCAGGACGGCCGGGACATCGCCAGCATCGTCCTGGGGCTGGTTTCCATCTTCTGTTTTGCAGCTGCGTCTTTTCC TTTTACCAAGCCTGTAAAACGGGCATCATGGACCGGGCTCTCTCCATATATTTCCTGCTGGGATGGCTGGGTGGAGACCTCCTAAACCTCATCGGTTCCTTCCTGGCCGATCAGCTGCCCCTGCAG GTTTACACAGCTGTTTACTACGTGCTCGCAGACCTGGTGATGCTGGCTCTCTACTGCTACTACAAAGTGAAGAACCAGGGTGGAGGAT TCGCTGCCCCAATCAACGCAGCCTTCGTCTTCCTTTCCCTGGGGATGGTGTCGACCGTCTCCTTCGTGGGCAGAGGTGCTGCCATGGTGCAGGGCCCGGCCACGTTTAGAGGGAGATCTCTGCTGTCCGCTCCCACGGATGAGCTTGGGTCAGAG CCTTTCACCAGGAGTGAGATCATTGGCTTCACCATCGGCTCCATCTCCTCCGTGCTCTACCTGTGCTCCCGAGTCCCCCAGATCTACACCAAC TACAAGAGGAAATCCACCATCGGGGTCTCCTACTCCCTCTTTGCCCTGGTGATGCTGGGGAACTCGCTCTACGGCGTCAGCGTCCTCCTGAAAAACCCCGAGCAGGGACAAGGTGAAGGCGACTATGTCCTGCACCACCTCCCCTGGCTGGTGGGCAGCCTGGGCGTCCTGTCCCTCGACGTGGTT ATCTCCTTCCAGTTCCTTGCTTATCGGAGAGGAAGACCCAGTACCCGCGAGGAGAGGGACGCTCTTCTTGGCGAGCAGGGTGACAGCTTGGAGAGCTGA
- the SLC66A1 gene encoding lysosomal amino acid transporter 1 homolog isoform X1, whose protein sequence is MAVRRWGGLPHGNLSDCPNGSRWVMDVFHECAQDGRDIASIVLGLVSIFCFAAASFPQFYQACKTGIMDRALSIYFLLGWLGGDLLNLIGSFLADQLPLQVYTAVYYVLADLVMLALYCYYKVKNQGGGFAAPINAAFVFLSLGMVSTVSFVGRGAAMVQGPATFRGRSLLSAPTDELGSEPFTRSEIIGFTIGSISSVLYLCSRVPQIYTNYKRKSTIGVSYSLFALVMLGNSLYGVSVLLKNPEQGQGEGDYVLHHLPWLVGSLGVLSLDVVISFQFLAYRRGRPSTREERDALLGEQGDSLES, encoded by the exons ATGGCTGTGCGGCGCTGGGGGGGTCTCCCCCACGGGAATCTCTCCGACTGCCCCAACGGCTCCCGCTGGGTGATGGATGTGTTCCACGAATGTGCCCAGGACGGCCGGGACATCGCCAGCATCGTCCTGGGGCTGGTTTCCATCTTCTGTTTTGCAGCTGCGTCTTTTCC CCAGTTTTACCAAGCCTGTAAAACGGGCATCATGGACCGGGCTCTCTCCATATATTTCCTGCTGGGATGGCTGGGTGGAGACCTCCTAAACCTCATCGGTTCCTTCCTGGCCGATCAGCTGCCCCTGCAG GTTTACACAGCTGTTTACTACGTGCTCGCAGACCTGGTGATGCTGGCTCTCTACTGCTACTACAAAGTGAAGAACCAGGGTGGAGGAT TCGCTGCCCCAATCAACGCAGCCTTCGTCTTCCTTTCCCTGGGGATGGTGTCGACCGTCTCCTTCGTGGGCAGAGGTGCTGCCATGGTGCAGGGCCCGGCCACGTTTAGAGGGAGATCTCTGCTGTCCGCTCCCACGGATGAGCTTGGGTCAGAG CCTTTCACCAGGAGTGAGATCATTGGCTTCACCATCGGCTCCATCTCCTCCGTGCTCTACCTGTGCTCCCGAGTCCCCCAGATCTACACCAAC TACAAGAGGAAATCCACCATCGGGGTCTCCTACTCCCTCTTTGCCCTGGTGATGCTGGGGAACTCGCTCTACGGCGTCAGCGTCCTCCTGAAAAACCCCGAGCAGGGACAAGGTGAAGGCGACTATGTCCTGCACCACCTCCCCTGGCTGGTGGGCAGCCTGGGCGTCCTGTCCCTCGACGTGGTT ATCTCCTTCCAGTTCCTTGCTTATCGGAGAGGAAGACCCAGTACCCGCGAGGAGAGGGACGCTCTTCTTGGCGAGCAGGGTGACAGCTTGGAGAGCTGA
- the AKR7A2 gene encoding aflatoxin B1 aldehyde reductase member 2 isoform X2 produces MAARGARPGVVLGAMEVGRRAGPEASAALLRAFLRRGYRLLDTAYMYAGGESERILGTLLAGGTEPGTAGDGLEVATKANPWDGKTLKPESVRSQLNTSLERLKRASVELFYLHAPDHGTPVEETLRACNELHKEGKFKELGLSNYAAWEVAEICTICKYNNWVMPTVYQGMYNATTRQVEAELFPCLRYYGLRFYAYNPLAGGLLTGKYKYEDKDTRQPTGRFFGNDWAQAYRDRYWKKHNFEGIALVEKALKDAYGSSAPSPASAALRWLYNHSKLQGSLGDAVIIGMSNLEQLEQNLDYSEEGPLLPPVVEAFDKAWNLTAHDCPNYFR; encoded by the exons atggcggcgcggggcgcgcgGCCCGGCGTGGTGCTGGGCGCCATGGAGgtggggcggcgggccgggcccgaGGCCAGCGCCGCGCTGCTCCGCGCCTTCCTGCGGCGCGGGTACCGCCTCCTCGACACCGCTTACATGTACGCGGGTGGCGAGTCCGAGCGCatcctgggcacgctgctggctggcGGCACGGAGCCCGGTACGGCCGGGGACGGTC TGGAAGTCGCCACCAAGGCCAATCCCTGGGATGGGAAGACGCTGAAGCCTGAGAGTGTGCGATCGCAGCTGAACACATCCCTGGAGAGACTGAAGAGGGCGAGTGTGGAGCTCTTCTACCTCCACGCTCCTGACCACGGCACCCCGGTGGAGGAGACACTGCGTGCCTGCAATGAGCTGCACAAAGAA gGAAAGTTTAAAGAACTTGGTCTGTCAAACTATGCAGCGTGGGAGGTCGCAGAAATCTGCACCATCTGCAAATACAACAACTGGGTGATGCCAACTGTGTACCAG GGTATGTACAACGCGACCACGCGCCAGGTGGAAGCTGAGCTGTTCCCGTGCCTGAGATACTATGGACTGCGGTTCTACGCCTACAACCCACTTGCAG GAGGGCTGCTGACCGGCAAGTACAAGTATGAGGACAAAGACACACGCCAGCCCACTGGAAGATTTTTTGGGAATGACTGGGCTCAAGCCTACAGGGACAG GTACTGGAAGAAGCACAATTTTGAAGGAATTGCTCTAGTAGAGAAAGCTCTGAAAGATGCTTATGGTTCCAGTGCACCAAGCCCAGCCTCCGCTGCACTGCGCTGGCTGTACAATCACTCCAAACTGCAG GGTTCTCTGGGAGATGCAGTGATCATCGGGATGTCCAACTTGGAGCAGCTAGAGCAGAACCTTGACTACAGCGAAGAGGGTCCCCTGCTCCCACCTGTCGTGGAGGCGTTTGATAAAGCCTGGAACCTGACGGCACATGACTGCCCCAACTATTTCCGCTAG
- the AKR7A2 gene encoding aflatoxin B1 aldehyde reductase member 2 isoform X1 codes for MAARGARPGVVLGAMEVGRRAGPEASAALLRAFLRRGYRLLDTAYMYAGGESERILGTLLAGGTEPVEVATKANPWDGKTLKPESVRSQLNTSLERLKRASVELFYLHAPDHGTPVEETLRACNELHKEGKFKELGLSNYAAWEVAEICTICKYNNWVMPTVYQGMYNATTRQVEAELFPCLRYYGLRFYAYNPLAGGLLTGKYKYEDKDTRQPTGRFFGNDWAQAYRDRYWKKHNFEGIALVEKALKDAYGSSAPSPASAALRWLYNHSKLQGSLGDAVIIGMSNLEQLEQNLDYSEEGPLLPPVVEAFDKAWNLTAHDCPNYFR; via the exons atggcggcgcggggcgcgcgGCCCGGCGTGGTGCTGGGCGCCATGGAGgtggggcggcgggccgggcccgaGGCCAGCGCCGCGCTGCTCCGCGCCTTCCTGCGGCGCGGGTACCGCCTCCTCGACACCGCTTACATGTACGCGGGTGGCGAGTCCGAGCGCatcctgggcacgctgctggctggcGGCACGGAGCCCG TGGAAGTCGCCACCAAGGCCAATCCCTGGGATGGGAAGACGCTGAAGCCTGAGAGTGTGCGATCGCAGCTGAACACATCCCTGGAGAGACTGAAGAGGGCGAGTGTGGAGCTCTTCTACCTCCACGCTCCTGACCACGGCACCCCGGTGGAGGAGACACTGCGTGCCTGCAATGAGCTGCACAAAGAA gGAAAGTTTAAAGAACTTGGTCTGTCAAACTATGCAGCGTGGGAGGTCGCAGAAATCTGCACCATCTGCAAATACAACAACTGGGTGATGCCAACTGTGTACCAG GGTATGTACAACGCGACCACGCGCCAGGTGGAAGCTGAGCTGTTCCCGTGCCTGAGATACTATGGACTGCGGTTCTACGCCTACAACCCACTTGCAG GAGGGCTGCTGACCGGCAAGTACAAGTATGAGGACAAAGACACACGCCAGCCCACTGGAAGATTTTTTGGGAATGACTGGGCTCAAGCCTACAGGGACAG GTACTGGAAGAAGCACAATTTTGAAGGAATTGCTCTAGTAGAGAAAGCTCTGAAAGATGCTTATGGTTCCAGTGCACCAAGCCCAGCCTCCGCTGCACTGCGCTGGCTGTACAATCACTCCAAACTGCAG GGTTCTCTGGGAGATGCAGTGATCATCGGGATGTCCAACTTGGAGCAGCTAGAGCAGAACCTTGACTACAGCGAAGAGGGTCCCCTGCTCCCACCTGTCGTGGAGGCGTTTGATAAAGCCTGGAACCTGACGGCACATGACTGCCCCAACTATTTCCGCTAG
- the MRTO4 gene encoding mRNA turnover protein 4 homolog, which translates to MPKSKRDRKVSLTRTPRKGLEAKQALIAELRRCVDTYKYIFVFSVANMRNNKLKDVRNAWKHSRIFFGKNKVMMVALGREPSSEYKENLHKVSKHLRGEVGLLFTNRTRDEVDEWFSKFKEVDFARAGNKATYTVSLDTGPLEQFPHSMEPQLRQLGLPTALKKGVVTLLSDYEVCKEGDVLTPEQARVLKLFGYEMAEFKVTIKFLWNSETGDFQKLVGNSAEEEEEEEEDDDDSNED; encoded by the exons ATGCCGAAGTCCAAGCGGGACCGCAAGG TCTCCCTGACGCGGACGCCCAGGAAGGGATTGGAGGCCAAGCAAGCGCTCATCGCTGAG CTCCGACGGTGCGTGGACACCTACAAATACATCTTCGTCTTTTCCGTTGCCAACATGAGGAATAACAAGCTGAAGGACGTCCGAAACGCCTGGAAGCACAGCAG GATCTTCTTCGGGAAGAACAAAGTGATGATGGTAGCGCTGGGACGGGAGCCGAGCAGCGAGTACAAGGAGAATCTGCACAAG GTCAGCAAACACCTGAGGGGTGAGGTTGGTCTCCTCTTCACTAACCGCACCAGAGACGAGGTGGACGA GTGGTTCTCCAAATTCAAAGAGGTGGACTTTGCCCGCGCAGGGAACAAGGCAACGTACACAGTGAGCCTGGACACAGGGCCCTTGGAGCAGTTCCCCCACTCCATGGAGCCTCAGTTACGGCAGCTGGGATTGCCAACAGCATTAAAGAAAG GAGTGGTGACGTTACTTTCAGATTACGAAGTCTGCAAAGAAGGGGACGTTCTCACCCCCGAACAAGCCCGTGTGCTG AAACTCTTTGGCTACGAGATGGCAGAGTTTAAAGTCACAATCAAATTTTTGTGGAATTCTGAGACGGGAGACTTCCAGAAGCTTGTGGGAAActcagcagaggaggaggaagaggaggaggaggatgatgatgaCAGCAATGAGGACTAG